Proteins co-encoded in one Helicoverpa zea isolate HzStark_Cry1AcR chromosome 30, ilHelZeax1.1, whole genome shotgun sequence genomic window:
- the LOC124644619 gene encoding zinc finger protein OZF-like isoform X2 — translation MTSFSHLNMQECVFVPDIADINSICICCNSQNALLLNLSTCKHSSFLTNDLKLELDLSKTYICVFCHHTLKKIEKFKQQVAESVALLLDQTTPLKINRLHNLKQSTVEITTSDQYTFKAKPDLQYENTDQDCHIEILTDVKIEYESSDETEIPLSKLKKEKEGDKYEGKIAVIILSEEELREERVRMSKNEKYLKLPFKCDSCVVGFDHEVSLVSHMDKRHKKVNKNSFQCNICKSILSTKPSYYEHTRRHFRRLECMVCHKRYNHMQSAVQHYDEQHAPAGAGIQRGYTCKECGFTTTLNRAYRYHMDKHKEKQSCNICGASFVSANGLKVHMLTVHQQSSRVYKCEYCNKQYSARSGYEAHQRSVHGEPDDRGFCVECKTHFRTKKGLAHHLSTHSRHVSESDKRFICDECGAKFVTKTNLQVHINWEHLKINTHKCSKCTKTQTILQCHIRTHTGERPLQCAQCSATFAHSAALYTHTKLIHKSR, via the exons ATGACTTCATTTTCCCATCTTAACATGCAAGAATGCGTTTTTGTGCCAGACATAGCTGATATAAACAGTATATGCATTTGTTGCAATTCACAAAATGCCTTACTACTCAATTTGAGTACCTGTAAACATAGTTCGTTTTTGACGAACGACTTAAAATTAGAG CTGGACCTATCAAAGACGTACATATGTGTATTCTGTCATCatacattgaaaaaaatagaaaaattcaAACAGCAAGTTGCAGAAAGCGTTGCCTTACTTCTGGATCAG ACGAcaccattaaaaataaacaggctACATAACCTGAAACAGTCTACAGTCGAAATAACAACATCAGACCAATATACCTTCAAAGCAAAACCCGATTTACAATACGAAAATACAGACCAAGACTGTCACATTGAAATTTTGACAGATGTCAAAATTGAGTACGAATCAAGCGACGAAACTGAAATTCCACTTTCAAAATTGAAAAAGGAAAAAGAAGGTGATAAATATGAAGGGAAAATCGCGGTTATTATTCTTAGTGAAGAAGAATTGAGAGAAGAGAGAGTGAGAATGAGTAAAAATGAGAAGTATTTGAAGCTTCCTTTTAAATGTGATAGTTGTGTAGTGGGTTTTGATCATGAAGTTAGTTTGGTCAGCCATATGGATAAACGGCATAAGAag gtcaataaaaatagttttcagtGTAATATTTGCAAATCCATATTGAGTACAAAGCCCTCGTATTATGAGCATACAAGAAGGCATTTTAGAAG ATTGGAGTGCATGGTATGCCATAAGAGGTACAATCATATGCAGTCGGCAGTCCAGCATTATGATGAACAACACGCTCCGGCTGGGGCTGGCATACAGCGAGGGTACACTTGTAAAGAATGTGGCTTTACTACCAC ATTAAACCGTGCGTACCGCTATCATATGGACAAACACAAGGAGAAGCAGAGCTGCAACATATGTGGGGCTTCCTTCGTCAGTGCTAACGGTCTTAAAGTTCATATGCT CACGGTTCACCAACAATCGTCCCGGGTGTACAAATGCGAGTATTGTAACAAACAGTACAGCGCTCGCTCGGGGTATGAAGCTCATCAGCGCAGTGTGCACGGGGAGCCTGATGATAGAGGGTTCTGTGTTGAGTGTAAGACTCACTTTAGGACGAAGAAAGGATTGGCTCATCATTTGAGTACTCACTCGAGGCATGTTAGTGAGAGTGATAAGAG atttatttGCGACGAATGCGGCGCTAAGTTTGTAACGAAGACTAATTTACAAGTGCACATCAATTGggaacatttaaaaattaacacaCATAAGTGTAGTAAATGCACTAAG ACGCAAACGATCCTACAATGCCACATCCGCACTCACACAGGCGAGCGTCCACTACAGTGCGCTCAGTGCAGCGCCACCTTCGCACACTCCGCCGCGTTATACACGCATACTAAACTCATACACAAGAGCAGATAG
- the LOC124644619 gene encoding zinc finger protein OZF-like isoform X1 — translation MTSFSHLNMQECVFVPDIADINSICICCNSQNALLLNLSTCKHSSFLTNDLKLELDLSKTYICVFCHHTLKKIEKFKQQVAESVALLLDQTTPLKINRLHNLKQSTVEITTSDQYTFKAKPDLQYENTDQDCHIEILTDVKIEYESSDETEIPLSKLKKEKEGDKYEGKIAVIILSEEELREERVRMSKNEKYLKLPFKCDSCVVGFDHEVSLVSHMDKRHKKVNKNSFQCNICKSILSTKPSYYEHTRRHFRRLECMVCHKRYNHMQSAVQHYDEQHAPAGAGIQRGYTCKECGFTTTLNRAYRYHMDKHKEKQSCNICGASFVSANGLKVHMLTVHQQSSRVYKCEYCNKQYSARSGYEAHQRSVHGEPDDRGFCVECKTHFRTKKGLAHHLSTHSRHVSESDKRFICDECGAKFVTKTNLQVHINWEHLKINTHKCSKCTKVFKSRSDLNRHVTYVHLKKRPPRNKICDYCGRGFTTQTILQCHIRTHTGERPLQCAQCSATFAHSAALYTHTKLIHKSR, via the exons ATGACTTCATTTTCCCATCTTAACATGCAAGAATGCGTTTTTGTGCCAGACATAGCTGATATAAACAGTATATGCATTTGTTGCAATTCACAAAATGCCTTACTACTCAATTTGAGTACCTGTAAACATAGTTCGTTTTTGACGAACGACTTAAAATTAGAG CTGGACCTATCAAAGACGTACATATGTGTATTCTGTCATCatacattgaaaaaaatagaaaaattcaAACAGCAAGTTGCAGAAAGCGTTGCCTTACTTCTGGATCAG ACGAcaccattaaaaataaacaggctACATAACCTGAAACAGTCTACAGTCGAAATAACAACATCAGACCAATATACCTTCAAAGCAAAACCCGATTTACAATACGAAAATACAGACCAAGACTGTCACATTGAAATTTTGACAGATGTCAAAATTGAGTACGAATCAAGCGACGAAACTGAAATTCCACTTTCAAAATTGAAAAAGGAAAAAGAAGGTGATAAATATGAAGGGAAAATCGCGGTTATTATTCTTAGTGAAGAAGAATTGAGAGAAGAGAGAGTGAGAATGAGTAAAAATGAGAAGTATTTGAAGCTTCCTTTTAAATGTGATAGTTGTGTAGTGGGTTTTGATCATGAAGTTAGTTTGGTCAGCCATATGGATAAACGGCATAAGAag gtcaataaaaatagttttcagtGTAATATTTGCAAATCCATATTGAGTACAAAGCCCTCGTATTATGAGCATACAAGAAGGCATTTTAGAAG ATTGGAGTGCATGGTATGCCATAAGAGGTACAATCATATGCAGTCGGCAGTCCAGCATTATGATGAACAACACGCTCCGGCTGGGGCTGGCATACAGCGAGGGTACACTTGTAAAGAATGTGGCTTTACTACCAC ATTAAACCGTGCGTACCGCTATCATATGGACAAACACAAGGAGAAGCAGAGCTGCAACATATGTGGGGCTTCCTTCGTCAGTGCTAACGGTCTTAAAGTTCATATGCT CACGGTTCACCAACAATCGTCCCGGGTGTACAAATGCGAGTATTGTAACAAACAGTACAGCGCTCGCTCGGGGTATGAAGCTCATCAGCGCAGTGTGCACGGGGAGCCTGATGATAGAGGGTTCTGTGTTGAGTGTAAGACTCACTTTAGGACGAAGAAAGGATTGGCTCATCATTTGAGTACTCACTCGAGGCATGTTAGTGAGAGTGATAAGAG atttatttGCGACGAATGCGGCGCTAAGTTTGTAACGAAGACTAATTTACAAGTGCACATCAATTGggaacatttaaaaattaacacaCATAAGTGTAGTAAATGCACTAAG GTGTTCAAAAGCCGCTCGGATCTGAATCGTCACGTGACGTACGTACACTTGAAGAAACGTCCGCCGCGCAACAAGATCTGTGACTACTGCGGAAGAGGTTTCACT ACGCAAACGATCCTACAATGCCACATCCGCACTCACACAGGCGAGCGTCCACTACAGTGCGCTCAGTGCAGCGCCACCTTCGCACACTCCGCCGCGTTATACACGCATACTAAACTCATACACAAGAGCAGATAG